Proteins co-encoded in one Flavobacteriaceae bacterium MAR_2009_75 genomic window:
- a CDS encoding putative outer membrane starch-binding protein: MKNIYTMKIPTYLMLALSFIAISCSDSFLDEADVFRELDENTFYSTEADAISAVNAVYGPLNELGLFQRFYMYIAHFTGETALTNGTNPNEQVYVNFNFNPASGDLIPRAWSDCYKGINRANQVIDKVPGIEAPNQDILNRVLGEAKFLRAFYYFELVKLYGNVPIYNQVFNGDLSDESQLFPLQSPASDVYAVIETDLLEAIANLPESYDNSNLGRATSGAAKSLLGKAYLYQGKYQAARDILNEVINSGVYTLETDFINIFPKTNENNGESIFEIQFQAGFGAAFNQPNLGGPNESNWISNWFSPARNGFRNAVPGRQTIEFFAQFPEEDAIRRTGTFARPGDVWESWNPVADDPVEAGQWRNRQLIFPDPDLPVLGIRKYAGGPSDPETFNQNSINYRVIRLADVLLLFAEAENEVNGPTAVAYGAVNQVRLRAGVDPLPEGLSASDFFNALRTERRLELTFEYSLYFDLVRWAAAGKINSSELPEIMPGFTIGKNETLPIPEAELIDNPNLVQNPGY; the protein is encoded by the coding sequence ATGAAAAATATATATACTATGAAAATCCCAACATATTTAATGCTAGCGCTAAGTTTTATAGCAATTAGCTGTAGCGATTCATTTCTAGATGAAGCAGATGTTTTTAGAGAATTGGACGAGAACACATTCTACTCGACCGAGGCAGATGCTATAAGTGCTGTAAATGCGGTTTACGGTCCGTTAAACGAACTAGGGCTCTTTCAACGTTTCTACATGTACATCGCCCATTTTACGGGTGAAACTGCTTTGACCAACGGTACAAATCCCAATGAACAGGTTTACGTTAACTTCAATTTTAATCCAGCTTCCGGAGATTTGATTCCAAGGGCTTGGTCCGACTGCTACAAAGGTATTAACAGAGCCAATCAGGTAATCGACAAAGTTCCCGGAATCGAAGCACCTAATCAGGATATTTTAAACCGTGTATTGGGTGAGGCAAAGTTCCTCAGGGCTTTTTATTATTTTGAGCTTGTAAAACTCTATGGAAACGTTCCTATTTACAATCAGGTTTTTAATGGGGACCTTTCCGATGAAAGTCAACTTTTTCCTTTACAGTCCCCTGCATCGGATGTTTACGCTGTTATAGAAACGGACTTGTTGGAGGCAATCGCCAATCTTCCTGAGAGTTATGACAACAGTAATCTCGGAAGAGCAACCTCCGGAGCGGCCAAATCTTTATTGGGCAAGGCGTACTTATACCAAGGCAAGTATCAGGCGGCGAGAGATATTTTAAATGAAGTCATCAATTCAGGAGTTTATACGCTAGAAACTGATTTCATTAATATTTTTCCCAAGACCAATGAAAATAATGGAGAGTCTATTTTTGAAATTCAATTTCAAGCGGGCTTTGGTGCCGCTTTCAATCAACCTAATTTAGGAGGTCCAAATGAATCGAACTGGATAAGTAACTGGTTTAGCCCTGCCAGAAATGGATTTAGGAACGCGGTTCCTGGAAGGCAAACCATAGAATTTTTTGCCCAGTTTCCAGAAGAGGATGCTATAAGACGCACTGGTACTTTCGCCAGACCAGGCGATGTATGGGAGTCTTGGAATCCAGTAGCGGATGACCCGGTTGAAGCTGGACAATGGAGAAATAGACAATTAATATTTCCCGATCCGGATTTGCCCGTATTGGGAATACGAAAATATGCCGGTGGCCCTTCTGACCCAGAGACTTTTAATCAAAACTCAATCAATTATAGAGTGATTCGTCTGGCAGATGTACTTTTATTGTTCGCCGAGGCCGAGAACGAAGTAAATGGTCCTACTGCCGTTGCCTATGGTGCCGTTAATCAAGTTCGACTTAGAGCTGGTGTTGACCCCCTGCCCGAAGGCTTAAGTGCAAGTGATTTCTTCAATGCACTAAGAACGGAGCGTAGATTAGAACTTACATTCGAGTATTCCCTATATTTTGATTTGGTACGATGGGCGGCAGCCGGAAAAATTAATAGTTCGGAATTACCTGAAATCATGCCAGGTTTTACCATTGGAAAAAATGAAACATTACCCATTCCTGAAGCAGAATTGATAGACAACCCTAATCTAGTTCAGAACCCAGGATATTAA